The Candidatus Thermokryptus mobilis genomic interval ATTTTATGGATTTCAATTAACTTTTTGAAAAAACATCTCAGCGCTTATGACTGATAAAAACTCGCTTCAAAATGTCTTCGTTGAAAAAAAAGCAAAGCAAAATTATGTCCGTGAGATGTTTGACGCAATTGCATATAGGTATGATTTTTTAAATCATCTTTTGAGCTTTGGGCTTGATTTTTATTGGCGATGGTTTGCGATTCGTAAGCTTGATCTAAAGGGTGGTGAAAAAATAATTGACACCGCTTGTGGAACTGGCGACTTTTCAATAATGGCTTCCAAAAGAAATCCGTCAATGATTTTCGGCGTTGATGTGTCTTTAAATATGCTTAAGATTTTTCGTCAAAAGGCGATGAAAAAAGGAATAAAGAAAATACATCTTGTCTGTGCTTCAGCTGAAAATTTGCCTTTTAAAAGCGAAGTGTTTGATGTTTGTCTTGTTGCTTTTGGAGTTAGAAATTTCTCCGATCTTGAAACAGGGCTTAGGGAAATTCACAGAGTGTTGAAAAACGGCGGGAAAATCGCTGTGCTTGAATTTTCTATGCCGAAACAACCATTTAAATTGTTTTATCTTTTTTACTTCCGAAGAATTCTCCCCTTTATCGGGAAACTTTTTTCAAAACATGAAAACGCTTACACTTACCTTCCTGAATCGGTTTTGAGATTCCCAGAGGGTGAGGAATTTGCAAAAATTTTAAATAATTGTGGATTTAAGCGAATTGAAATCCATCGCCTGACATTTGGCATCGTAACATTATATATCGGGGTCAAAAATTGATTTTTTAAGTTCAAAGAGTTAAATTTCAAATCAGAATTCCAAAGAAAAAGGAAACTTTATTGCGATTTTTCAAAAAAAGCAAGGGTGACGAGAGTGTGAGTGACTCATCATCAAAGGTCTCGTTGAAGTTATCCACGGATAGAAAAATTCAAGAGGAGCTAAAGAGAAGTGGAGAAATTCCAACGCATATAGCAATTATAATGGACGGTAACGGGAGATGGGCTAAAAGGAGAGGGCTTCCGAGAGTTGCTGGACATAGAGAAGGTGTTAAGTCAGTTCGTGATGTCGTTGAGGCATGTGCTCAACTTGGGGTTAAATATCTCACTTTGTTTGCTTTCTCAACTGAGAATTGGCGAAGACCTAAAGAGGAAATTGACACACTGATGAAGCTTCTAATAAGGACGCTTCGCTCTGAGACGGAAAAACTTCATAAAAATGACATCAAACTCATGGCAATTGGTGATATTGATTCTCTTCCGAAGGAAGTTCGTCAAGAATTAAGGGAGGCGATGGAGAAGACAAAAAATAATAAAAGAATGGTTCTGAATTTGGCGTTAAGTTATAGTGGAAGATGGGAGATAATTGAAGCGGTGAAAGAGATCGCAAAGGATGTGAAGAGAGGTAAAATTAAAGTTGAGGAAATAGATGATAAACTTTTTTCAAGTTATCTTAATACAGCTGGAATTCCAGACCCCGACCTTTTGATTAGAACGAGTGGCGAGCTTAGAATAAGTAATTTTTTACTTTGGCAGATCGCATATACTGAACTTTACATCACTGATTGTCTTTGGCCTGATTTTAGGAGAAAGCATTTATATGAAGCGATACGAGATTATCAGCGAAGA includes:
- the ubiE gene encoding bifunctional demethylmenaquinone methyltransferase/2-methoxy-6-polyprenyl-1,4-benzoquinol methylase UbiE, with product MTDKNSLQNVFVEKKAKQNYVREMFDAIAYRYDFLNHLLSFGLDFYWRWFAIRKLDLKGGEKIIDTACGTGDFSIMASKRNPSMIFGVDVSLNMLKIFRQKAMKKGIKKIHLVCASAENLPFKSEVFDVCLVAFGVRNFSDLETGLREIHRVLKNGGKIAVLEFSMPKQPFKLFYLFYFRRILPFIGKLFSKHENAYTYLPESVLRFPEGEEFAKILNNCGFKRIEIHRLTFGIVTLYIGVKN
- a CDS encoding isoprenyl transferase, whose amino-acid sequence is MSDSSSKVSLKLSTDRKIQEELKRSGEIPTHIAIIMDGNGRWAKRRGLPRVAGHREGVKSVRDVVEACAQLGVKYLTLFAFSTENWRRPKEEIDTLMKLLIRTLRSETEKLHKNDIKLMAIGDIDSLPKEVRQELREAMEKTKNNKRMVLNLALSYSGRWEIIEAVKEIAKDVKRGKIKVEEIDDKLFSSYLNTAGIPDPDLLIRTSGELRISNFLLWQIAYTELYITDCLWPDFRRKHLYEAIRDYQRRERRFGMISEQIKKKGLNGNA